The Clostridiales bacterium genome has a segment encoding these proteins:
- a CDS encoding SpoIIIAH-like family protein has protein sequence MLSKKKKIFILAGMLVLLIVTGVLNVVLNQTTKPNDPTPVAAGNFFETFRSDRLETRNQTIVYLDAIINSPASSQEDIAAAQAEKLKIATAMEQELVIEGLIKAQGFEDCVVTTGAKINVIVQAESLTEDELIQILYIVTEETGKHPSEVEVIPIS, from the coding sequence ATGCTTAGCAAAAAAAAGAAAATATTTATATTAGCGGGCATGCTTGTATTATTGATTGTAACAGGGGTATTAAATGTTGTTTTAAATCAAACCACAAAGCCTAACGACCCTACGCCAGTGGCGGCAGGCAATTTTTTTGAAACATTTAGAAGCGATAGGTTAGAAACGCGCAATCAGACCATAGTATATTTGGACGCGATAATTAACAGCCCGGCATCAAGCCAAGAAGATATCGCCGCGGCGCAAGCCGAAAAACTAAAAATCGCCACAGCAATGGAACAAGAACTGGTCATAGAAGGTCTAATAAAAGCGCAGGGATTTGAAGACTGTGTGGTAACCACAGGGGCTAAAATCAATGTAATCGTGCAAGCGGAATCGCTTACCGAAGACGAGTTGATTCAAATTTTATATATAGTAACTGAGGAGACAGGAAAACATCCTTCTGAAGTTGAAGTAATTCCTATATCATAA
- a CDS encoding Asp23/Gls24 family envelope stress response protein produces the protein MSGKNLQQDLTGSTIYGKNVIHSIITLATKEITGVVCLQGRGVKIDIDEDNNISVDVFIKILYGHSVADVAFRVQENIKRSVETMSVYRVKNINVNILEVGFEEEV, from the coding sequence ATGAGTGGTAAAAACCTGCAACAAGACCTCACAGGTAGTACCATTTATGGCAAAAATGTTATTCATTCCATCATTACGCTTGCTACCAAAGAGATAACAGGCGTAGTTTGTTTGCAGGGGAGGGGCGTAAAAATTGATATTGATGAAGACAATAACATTTCTGTCGATGTGTTCATAAAAATTCTTTACGGACATAGCGTTGCCGATGTCGCTTTCCGCGTGCAAGAAAACATAAAACGAAGCGTTGAAACAATGTCCGTTTATAGAGTTAAAAACATCAATGTAAATATCTTGGAAGTGGGTTTTGAAGAAGAAGTTTAA
- the spoIIIAD gene encoding stage III sporulation protein AD → MDIIKIITIGFTSAVAYSLLKDNKPEIAYLVLLAGSVIVFMMVIDMLVKIVSTINGLAQKTGLNTSIIASVLKIIGVGYLTEFAAGICEDMGAKSMSDKVLFGGKVIIMFLSLPIIIALIELIIALLP, encoded by the coding sequence ATGGATATAATCAAAATCATAACGATAGGCTTTACTTCGGCGGTCGCATATTCGTTGCTAAAAGACAATAAGCCCGAAATAGCGTATTTGGTTTTGCTGGCAGGTTCGGTTATTGTCTTTATGATGGTTATTGACATGCTGGTTAAAATAGTGTCCACAATTAACGGGCTTGCGCAAAAAACAGGACTGAACACATCTATAATCGCGAGCGTCCTTAAGATAATCGGCGTGGGATATTTGACGGAGTTCGCGGCGGGTATCTGCGAAGATATGGGCGCAAAAAGCATGTCGGACAAGGTATTGTTTGGGGGAAAGGTAATAATTATGTTTTTGAGCTTGCCTATAATAATAGCCTTAATAGAGTTAATTATTGCCTTATTGCCATAA